The DNA window ACCAGCAACCCTGCCAAAACCCAACGGCCGCAGCCTGCTGTGGTTATTGCCTTTTGCCGCCTTACCGCTGTTGGCCGTTATAAGTTCCCCAGTCGTTGACCTTATTAACGGCTTTTTCTACAGCGGTACGCTGGTATTCGGCGGTGGCCATGTGGTGCTGCCCTTATTGCAGCAACAGTTTGAACAGCAATTAACGGCCGATGCCTTATTGGCCGGTTACGCACTGGCGCAAGCCATGCCGGGGCCATTATTTACTCTGGCAACCTATTTAGGTGCCATGCTCTTACCCACAGCACCGGTATCAGGGGCGCTGCTGGCCACGCTGGCGGTATTTTTACCCGGTTTTTTATTACTGCTGGCGGTGCAACCCTATTGGCATCTGCTTACCCGGTACCCGCGCATTCGTGCCGCCGTTGCGGCGGTAAATGCTGCCGTGGTGGGGCTGTTATTCGCCACCTTTATTAACCCGGTATTAACCAGTGCCGGTTTATGGCACTACAGCAGCTGGCAGATTGTAATGCCGGGCCTGGCCATGCTGGGCGGTGTAATGGCATTGCGCTGGCTGAAATTACCCGTCTGGGCATTGGTATTACTGATGATCGCCACCGGCCTTGTTTTTCAGGTCATCACCCATTCATAAAACCCCGTCAGACTGTGGTTTTTAAACAGGAGAATTGCGAGTGAAACGTCCGCTGCGCTGGTTATTTTCAATCATAATTGCCTTGCCGCTGTTACTGGTTACCGCCGCCTGGGCGGTGCTGGGCTATTCGCCGGTGTATTTATACAACGCGCCTTCGGTGGCGACCGGCATTGGCGCCAAGCTCGCCTGTTCCATGCGCTATGTAATGGCGCAAAACCCGCAGCAGGCCGCCGCTGATATTAAAATTTATTCGCCCATTCTGGCGCTGCTGGATTACCACTACGACGATGAACAGCGCCGTGTTCGCGCCTCGTTAGCCGGTTACGAACGCACGGCCAGCTGGCAGGAAGGTATTGGCTGTTATCTGGATTATGCCGGCTTTACCGAACGCCAGCGCCTGCATTGGCCACAGGCCGAAGCCGTTGTTGCCGACTGGCCGCAGGGCTATCAGGTGAATACGATTAAACCGGAGTTACAGTCAAAACTGGCGGCCATGCTGGCGGAAGACAATGCCCTGGGCCACGACACCCGCGCTTTATTAGTGGTGCATAAAGGCCAGGTTGTGGCCGAAGCCTACGCACCGGGTTATACCGAACGCAGCCTGTTTTTAGGCTGGTCGATGGCGAAAAGTATTACCGGTTTAATGATTGGTCAGCTGCAAATGCAGGGCAAACTGGAGGTAACCGAAACCGGTTTATTTCCACAATGGCAGGACGGGCGTAGCAGCATCAGCATTGAACAACTGCTGCACATGACCGACGGCTTAGCCTACGACGAAATTTACGACCCCGGCGCCACCGCACCGGCCATGTTATTTCAGCACCCCAGCGCAGCAGCCTACATGCTGAGCCTGCCGTTGCGTGACGAACCCGGCCGCCATTACCGTTATTCCTCCGGCAGCACCGTATTGCTGAACCAGCTGGTGCAACAACGCACCGCCGCCAACAATGCCGCAGCAGTAGAACATTTAGCCGAACATTTTTTCCGCCCGCTGGGCATGCAACGTATGGTGTACGAAACCGACGCCGCCGGTTTATTAATGGGCAGCTCGTATTTATACGCCACCGCCCGCGACTGGGCCAAAGTAGGGCAGTTAATGCTGAACGGCGGCGAAATTAACGGTACGCGCATCGTGACCGAAGGCTGGATACAACGCGCATTACAGCCTAACGGCTCGGACAATAAACGCGACTTCGGCTACCAGTGGTGGCTGAACAAAGCCACCGACAAACCACGCTGGCCCGACCTGCCAGGCAATGTGTTTGCCGCGCAGGGCAACCGCGAACAGCGCGTGTTGGTAATGCCCGACCAGAATATCGTCATCGTGCGGCTGGGCTGGTCACCGGATAAATACCGCGATAACAAAAATTTTGTGGAAATTGCCAGCTGGTTCTGAGCGCGCAGGGCAATGGCTCTATCCTTGTCACGATCTGGTAGTAGGAGCGGGCCATGCCCGCGAACCATCCAGCACCATCAGTAAGGCTATGCCTCAGCAGGAACGGGCCTGTGATCGGCGTTCCTGAAACTCGCCAAAACAAGGGCAGACACCAACAAAAAGCTCAGTATAATCGGGCACATTACCGATTCAGGAACAGGCCCAACGGACATGACCCACGCCGAAGAACAAAAATTCCTCAACGAGCTGGAAAAAAAGCTCTGGACCGCCGCCGACAAACTGCGCTCCACCCTCGATGCCGCCCAATACAAACACGCCGTACTCGGCATCATCTTTCTTAAATACGTATCCGACGCCTTCGACACCCGGCGCAACGAACTCAAAGCCGCCTTTTTAAACCCCAGCCACGAATACTTCCTCAACCCGGATGATTTCGGCGGCGCCGAAAGCCCCGAATACGCCGACGAAGTGGCCATCGAACTGGAACAGCGCGACTACTACCAGGAAACCAACGTCTTCTGGGTGCCGCAGGAAGCGCGCTGGCAATTCCTGCAAGCCAACAACAAAACCGTTATCGGCGGCGAGCTGGACGTAGATGGAAAACGCATCCGCAGCGTCGGCATGCTCATCGACAACGCGCTGGAAGCCATCGAACGCGATAACCCCAAACTCAAAGGCGTACTCAACAAACGCTACACCCAATTACAGATCGACCAGGCCAAACTGGCCGAACTTATCGACTTAGTTGCCACCATCCCATTCACAGGGGCAGGCTTAAACAGCAAAGATATTCTTGGCCATATCTACGAATACTTTTTAGGCCAGTTCGCCTTAGCCGAAGGCAAAAAAGGCGGCCAGTTCTACACGCCCAAATCTATTGTGAGTTTAATTGTTGAAATGCTCGAACCCTTTAAAGGCCGCGTGTACGACCCGGCCATGGGTTCCGGCGGATTTTTTGTACAATCCGAAAAATTCATCCGCGAACACGCCGGCAAAGTAGGCGATATCTCCATTTACGGGCAGGAATACAACCACACCACCTGGCAGCTGGCCGCCATGAACATGGCCATCCGTGGGCTGGATTTTAACTTCGGCAAAGAACCCGCCAGCACCTACACCAACGACCAGCATCCCGATTTACGCGCCGATTTCGTAATGGCCAACCCGCCATTCAATATGAAAGAGTGGGACGCAGGCGTAAGCGACCACGACCCGCGCTGGCAATACGGCCGCCCGCCCAGCGGCAACGCCAACTTCGCCTGGCTGCAACACATGCTCTGGCACTTGGCCCCTAACGGCAGCCTTGGCCTGTTACTCGCCAACGGCTCCATGAGCTCCAACACCAACAACGAAGGCGCGATACGCAAACGCTTAATTGAAGAAGACTTAGTGGAATGCATGGTGGCGCTGCCCGGCCAGTTATTCACCAACACCCAAATACCCGCCTGCATCTGGTTTTTAACCAAAAACAAACAGGCACGCGTATCCGCCTCTGGCCGCCCGTTACGCAAACGCGAAAACGAAGTGCTGTTTATTGATGCACGCAATTTAGGCTACATGAAAGACCGCGTACTGCGCGATTTTACGGCGGCGGATATTGCCAAAATTACCGACACCTTCCATGCGTGGCAGACCGTTGGCTTGCAAGACGCGGGACGGGAGACGGGAGACGCCATTAAGCCGGAAGCCGGAAGCTTGACGCCAGACGCACAAGCCTCAAGCGTCCAGCCTCAGGCGTCCAGCGTTTACCAGGATATTCCCGGCTTCTGCAAAGCGGTCAAACTCGATGAAATTCACAAGAACGGCTATGTGCTCACCCCTGGCCGTTACGTCGGTGCCGAAGAACAGGAAGACGACGGCGAACCCTTTGCCGATAAAATGGCGCGCTTAACTGAACAGCTCGGACAGCAGTTTGCTGAAAGCGCCCGCCTGGAAGCTGAGATTAAAAAGAATCTGGCGGGGTTGGGTTATGAGTGTTGATTCTAAAGTTGTTTGCTTTGAATACTTACTATCTGAAAAGCCACGTAATGGTCTTTACAAAAATAAAGATTTTCAGGGGCGTGGAAGCCGGTGGATAAAAATGAGTGATGTCTATGGAAAGGAATTCCTAGATAGTCAAGAAACTGAGCTTATAGAGGTTGATGAAGGTGAGATTGATAAATTTGGTTGTAAGGAAGGGGATCTTCTTTTTGGTAGGACCTCTTTAAACCTTGAGGGTATAGGTGATTGCATATTGGTAATGTATGTGGAGGATGTTCCTATATTTGAATCTAACCTTTTTAGAGTTAGATTTGATAGGAATAAAGCGTATCCATTGTTTTATTATTACTATTTCAAATCCAATTTTGGTCGGCAGGCCATTCAAGGAATAGCGAAGCAAACCGCTGCGACCAGTATTACTTCAAGTGATTTTGTGAAGTTGCAAGTTCCGTATGTTTCATTAGATTATCAAATAAAAGTCGCAGATATACTTTATCGATTTGATGAAAAAATCCAACTCAACCGCCAGATTAACCAAACCCTCGAACAGATGGCGCAGGCCATTTTCCAGTCGTGGTTTGTCGATTTCGAGCCGGTAAAAGCCAAGATCGCCACTAGACAAGACTGGCTGGCCCGGCAGGCAGCGCAAAGCGACGCGCACGACGATGCGCCGCAGTTTTCCTCACCGGTCTGTTACGCCCATGAGTTTGCCGACGCAGCCGCGCCAGCACCGGCCACGCAGGCCGACCTTGAAACCTTTATGAACCGCGCAGCTATGTGCGCCATCAGCGGCAAAACCGACGCCGACCTCGATGCCATGCCCGCCGCCGACTACCAGCGCCTGTACCACACCGCCAGCCTGTTCCCCGACGAACTGGTCGAATCCGAACTCGGTGAAATCCCGAAGGGGTGGGAGGTTGGTTCTTTAAAGAGCCTTTGTGTCCGAATTGAAAGTGGCGGAACGCCAAAGCGAACGGAACCAAATTATTGGGGCGGGGACGTAAAGTGGCTGACTTCTGGCGAGGTTAGAGAATCTCTTGTTTTTGATACAAAAGAGAAGATATCTCTGGATGGTTTGAGCAATAGCAGCGCTAAGTTATGGCCAAAATATACCACTGTTATTGCCATGTACGGTGCTACTGCTGGGCAGATATGTCTTTTACTTGAGGAAATGTCCGCTAATCAGGCTTGTTGTGGCTTAATTCCATATGAGTATTCTGAAAGTTTTTTATATCTAAATTCTCTTTCTGCTTCTTCAGATTTGGCATCTAAGGCATCTGGTTCAGCACAGCAAAACCTAAACAAGGGGTTAATTGAGAATCACAAGGTATTAAACCCGGACATTGCAGTGCTTTCCGTCTTTCAGGAAACAGTAGGTGTCTTTTTCTCTGAATCAGAAAGCATGGTGCGCAATATTCAGGTTCTATCAGATATCCGCGATTCACTCCTCCCCAAACTCCTCTCCGGCGAACTGGATATTTCTGCCTTAACCGATCTGTCGGATAACGCCGCCGAACCCGGTGCCGCCCATGACTAAAATCGACCGCAGCCAGAACCGTATTCAGCCTTTGCAGTCGCGTAAGTTCAGCGCGCTGAACCTTACCGAGCGTCTTCGCTTGCAGGAATGGCTGGC is part of the Venatoribacter cucullus genome and encodes:
- the chrA gene encoding chromate efflux transporter, which translates into the protein MLAIRHTLEVFFTFLWLGCISFGGPAAHIGIFQREFVQRRQWLGNDDFSRLLALVQFLPGPASSQLGFAIGRVQAGLPGAVAAFIGFTLPSAALMLAFALGMLAGLGDQYSWLAGIMLGLKWLAVVVVADAVLTMNRNFCTDGFTRIIAAAMAALTLATGFMALGGLLLAALAGGLWWKPAQPSTATPATLPKPNGRSLLWLLPFAALPLLAVISSPVVDLINGFFYSGTLVFGGGHVVLPLLQQQFEQQLTADALLAGYALAQAMPGPLFTLATYLGAMLLPTAPVSGALLATLAVFLPGFLLLLAVQPYWHLLTRYPRIRAAVAAVNAAVVGLLFATFINPVLTSAGLWHYSSWQIVMPGLAMLGGVMALRWLKLPVWALVLLMIATGLVFQVITHS
- a CDS encoding serine hydrolase domain-containing protein, which encodes MKRPLRWLFSIIIALPLLLVTAAWAVLGYSPVYLYNAPSVATGIGAKLACSMRYVMAQNPQQAAADIKIYSPILALLDYHYDDEQRRVRASLAGYERTASWQEGIGCYLDYAGFTERQRLHWPQAEAVVADWPQGYQVNTIKPELQSKLAAMLAEDNALGHDTRALLVVHKGQVVAEAYAPGYTERSLFLGWSMAKSITGLMIGQLQMQGKLEVTETGLFPQWQDGRSSISIEQLLHMTDGLAYDEIYDPGATAPAMLFQHPSAAAYMLSLPLRDEPGRHYRYSSGSTVLLNQLVQQRTAANNAAAVEHLAEHFFRPLGMQRMVYETDAAGLLMGSSYLYATARDWAKVGQLMLNGGEINGTRIVTEGWIQRALQPNGSDNKRDFGYQWWLNKATDKPRWPDLPGNVFAAQGNREQRVLVMPDQNIVIVRLGWSPDKYRDNKNFVEIASWF
- a CDS encoding type I restriction-modification system subunit M, which encodes MTHAEEQKFLNELEKKLWTAADKLRSTLDAAQYKHAVLGIIFLKYVSDAFDTRRNELKAAFLNPSHEYFLNPDDFGGAESPEYADEVAIELEQRDYYQETNVFWVPQEARWQFLQANNKTVIGGELDVDGKRIRSVGMLIDNALEAIERDNPKLKGVLNKRYTQLQIDQAKLAELIDLVATIPFTGAGLNSKDILGHIYEYFLGQFALAEGKKGGQFYTPKSIVSLIVEMLEPFKGRVYDPAMGSGGFFVQSEKFIREHAGKVGDISIYGQEYNHTTWQLAAMNMAIRGLDFNFGKEPASTYTNDQHPDLRADFVMANPPFNMKEWDAGVSDHDPRWQYGRPPSGNANFAWLQHMLWHLAPNGSLGLLLANGSMSSNTNNEGAIRKRLIEEDLVECMVALPGQLFTNTQIPACIWFLTKNKQARVSASGRPLRKRENEVLFIDARNLGYMKDRVLRDFTAADIAKITDTFHAWQTVGLQDAGRETGDAIKPEAGSLTPDAQASSVQPQASSVYQDIPGFCKAVKLDEIHKNGYVLTPGRYVGAEEQEDDGEPFADKMARLTEQLGQQFAESARLEAEIKKNLAGLGYEC
- a CDS encoding restriction endonuclease subunit S produces the protein MSVDSKVVCFEYLLSEKPRNGLYKNKDFQGRGSRWIKMSDVYGKEFLDSQETELIEVDEGEIDKFGCKEGDLLFGRTSLNLEGIGDCILVMYVEDVPIFESNLFRVRFDRNKAYPLFYYYYFKSNFGRQAIQGIAKQTAATSITSSDFVKLQVPYVSLDYQIKVADILYRFDEKIQLNRQINQTLEQMAQAIFQSWFVDFEPVKAKIATRQDWLARQAAQSDAHDDAPQFSSPVCYAHEFADAAAPAPATQADLETFMNRAAMCAISGKTDADLDAMPAADYQRLYHTASLFPDELVESELGEIPKGWEVGSLKSLCVRIESGGTPKRTEPNYWGGDVKWLTSGEVRESLVFDTKEKISLDGLSNSSAKLWPKYTTVIAMYGATAGQICLLLEEMSANQACCGLIPYEYSESFLYLNSLSASSDLASKASGSAQQNLNKGLIENHKVLNPDIAVLSVFQETVGVFFSESESMVRNIQVLSDIRDSLLPKLLSGELDISALTDLSDNAAEPGAAHD